A window of the Kineosporia corallincola genome harbors these coding sequences:
- a CDS encoding RecQ family ATP-dependent DNA helicase: protein MTTTTTATRNQEVRARAEESLRSLVGSPQARLHDDQWTAIEALVVDRRRALVVQRTGWGKSAVYFVSTALLRAAGAGPTIIISPLLALMRNQIAAAERAGIRAVTVNSSNPDEWAEVYRSIEAGEVDVLLVSPERLNNPDFRERALPRLTAATGLVVIDEAHCVSDWGHDFRPDYRRIRTLLAELPAGVPVLATTATANQRVTADVAEQLSVTGTSTLDDVLVLRGTLDRDSLHLAVAELPNPAQRLAWLAENLKSLPGSGIIYCLTVAATEQVAEHLRQAGYEVAAYSGQTEEAQRRTAEADLLGNRVKALVATSALGMGFDKPDLGFVIHLGAPPSPIAYYQQVGRAGRGLADATVVLLPGREDREIWNYFAGLAFPAEHQVRATLDALAGRDGAMSTQLLETQVDLSRSRLEMMLKVLDVDGAVQRVRGGWVSTGQPWQYDEERYERVRATRRAEEQSMLDYVSTPGCRMQFLRRTLDDDQAGECGRCDRCGGVQLNVQVAESDVETAGQALDRPGVTVEARRQWPNGMAELGVPLKGRIPPAEQAASGRAVAGVTDLGWGEQLRALFQPDTPDGEVPVPLRHAIVAVLDHWDIPEQPGCIVVIESLSRPHLVRHLAEGMSKYLRLPLAARLVPDPASTPHEGTANSAQRVRAVADRYTLVPEGDAPGVEGQAVLLIDDRTVTGWTMTVAARQLRLAGATAVYPLVLATT from the coding sequence GTGACGACGACAACCACGGCCACCCGTAACCAGGAGGTCCGCGCCCGCGCGGAGGAGTCGCTGCGCAGTCTGGTCGGCTCGCCGCAGGCCCGGCTGCACGACGACCAGTGGACCGCGATCGAGGCCCTCGTGGTCGACCGGCGGCGCGCCCTCGTAGTGCAGCGCACCGGCTGGGGCAAGTCGGCGGTGTACTTCGTGTCCACCGCCCTGCTCCGGGCCGCCGGGGCCGGGCCCACCATCATCATCTCGCCGCTGCTGGCGCTCATGCGCAACCAGATCGCCGCGGCCGAGCGGGCCGGCATCCGGGCCGTCACCGTCAACTCCTCCAACCCCGACGAGTGGGCCGAGGTCTACCGTTCGATCGAGGCCGGCGAGGTCGACGTCCTGCTGGTCTCGCCCGAGCGACTGAACAACCCCGACTTCCGGGAGCGCGCGCTGCCCCGGCTGACCGCGGCGACCGGGCTGGTGGTGATCGACGAGGCGCACTGCGTGTCCGACTGGGGTCACGACTTCCGGCCCGACTACCGGCGCATCCGCACCCTGCTCGCCGAGCTGCCCGCCGGGGTGCCGGTGCTGGCCACCACAGCCACGGCGAACCAGCGGGTGACGGCCGACGTGGCCGAGCAGCTGTCGGTCACCGGCACCTCCACCCTCGACGACGTGCTGGTGCTGCGCGGCACGCTCGACCGCGACTCGCTGCACCTGGCCGTGGCCGAGCTGCCGAACCCGGCGCAGCGTCTGGCCTGGCTGGCCGAGAACCTGAAATCCCTTCCGGGGTCGGGCATCATCTACTGCCTCACCGTCGCCGCCACCGAACAGGTCGCCGAGCATCTGCGGCAGGCCGGCTACGAGGTGGCGGCCTACTCCGGGCAGACCGAAGAGGCCCAGCGCCGCACCGCCGAGGCCGATCTGCTGGGCAACCGGGTCAAGGCCCTGGTCGCCACGTCGGCCCTCGGAATGGGTTTCGACAAGCCCGATCTCGGGTTCGTCATCCACCTGGGCGCCCCGCCCTCGCCGATCGCCTACTACCAGCAGGTCGGGCGTGCCGGGCGAGGGCTGGCCGACGCGACGGTGGTGCTGCTGCCCGGCCGCGAGGACCGTGAGATCTGGAACTACTTCGCCGGCCTGGCTTTTCCCGCCGAGCATCAGGTGCGCGCCACCCTCGACGCGCTGGCCGGGCGGGACGGGGCGATGTCCACGCAATTGCTCGAGACGCAGGTCGACCTCAGCCGCTCCCGCCTGGAGATGATGCTGAAGGTGCTCGACGTCGACGGTGCGGTGCAGCGGGTGCGGGGCGGCTGGGTGAGCACCGGTCAGCCGTGGCAGTACGACGAGGAGCGCTACGAGCGGGTGCGGGCGACCCGGCGGGCCGAGGAGCAGTCGATGCTCGACTACGTGAGCACCCCCGGCTGCCGCATGCAGTTCCTCCGTCGAACTCTGGACGACGACCAGGCCGGCGAGTGCGGCCGCTGCGACCGGTGCGGCGGGGTCCAGCTCAACGTCCAGGTGGCCGAATCCGACGTCGAGACAGCCGGTCAGGCGCTCGACCGTCCCGGTGTGACGGTGGAGGCACGCCGCCAGTGGCCGAACGGCATGGCCGAGCTCGGGGTGCCGCTGAAGGGCCGCATCCCCCCGGCCGAGCAGGCGGCTTCGGGCCGGGCCGTGGCCGGCGTGACCGACCTGGGCTGGGGCGAGCAACTGCGGGCGCTCTTCCAGCCGGACACGCCCGACGGCGAGGTCCCGGTGCCGCTGCGGCACGCGATCGTGGCGGTGCTCGATCACTGGGACATCCCGGAGCAGCCCGGCTGCATCGTCGTGATCGAGTCGCTGTCCCGGCCCCACCTGGTGCGGCACCTGGCCGAGGGCATGTCGAAATACCTGCGGCTGCCGCTCGCCGCCCGGCTGGTGCCCGATCCGGCCTCCACCCCTCACGAGGGCACGGCCAACTCGGCACAGCGGGTCCGGGCAGTGGCCGACCGCTACACGCTGGTGCCGGAGGGGGACGCCCCCGGCGTCGAGGGCCAGGCCGTGCTGCTGATCGACGATCGCACGGTCACCGGCTGGACCATGACCGTCGCCGCGCGGCAACTGAGGCTGGCGGGGGCGACAGCGGTCTACCCGCTCGTGCTGGCCACCACCTGA
- the holA gene encoding DNA polymerase III subunit delta, with protein sequence MAAAGARSRSTSKSASKSASKAKNPIVGPDEVRPAPVLLVVGAEGVLADRAVSTVLAAARAADPETEVERMEAAGYLAGKLSVATSPSLFGGGKVVVLENVEQANEALVTDVTAYLRDPAQDACVVIRHSGALRARPLLEAARAINAPEVSCQPITRDDEKVEFAADEFRRGGRKITPAAVRALVDAVGNDLRELSASCSQLMADDETARIDVDSVERYFGGRVEVTGFKVADAAVAGHAEEALVLLRHALATGADPVPLVAAVAMKVRGLAKVSAAGRGSSASMAKSLGMAPWQIDRARRELNGWDESGLATAVMALAEADAAVKGGGRDPVYAVERLVLTVARSRR encoded by the coding sequence GTGGCAGCAGCAGGTGCGAGATCGCGGAGCACGTCGAAGTCGGCGTCGAAGTCGGCGTCCAAGGCGAAGAACCCGATCGTCGGCCCGGACGAGGTCCGGCCCGCGCCGGTCCTGCTGGTCGTCGGGGCCGAGGGGGTGCTGGCCGACCGTGCCGTGTCCACGGTGCTGGCGGCGGCCCGGGCCGCCGACCCGGAGACCGAGGTCGAGCGGATGGAGGCGGCCGGCTACCTGGCCGGCAAGCTGTCCGTCGCCACCAGCCCGTCGTTGTTCGGCGGCGGCAAGGTGGTGGTGCTGGAGAACGTCGAGCAGGCGAACGAGGCCCTGGTCACCGACGTCACGGCCTACCTCAGAGACCCCGCGCAAGATGCCTGTGTGGTGATCCGGCACTCCGGGGCGCTGCGAGCCCGGCCGTTGCTGGAGGCAGCCCGGGCGATCAACGCCCCCGAGGTGTCGTGCCAGCCGATCACCCGCGACGACGAGAAGGTCGAGTTCGCGGCCGACGAGTTCCGGCGTGGCGGGCGCAAGATCACCCCGGCGGCGGTCCGGGCCCTGGTCGACGCGGTCGGCAACGACCTGCGCGAGCTGTCCGCCTCCTGCTCCCAGCTGATGGCCGACGACGAGACCGCCCGGATCGACGTCGACTCGGTCGAGCGGTACTTCGGCGGCCGGGTCGAGGTCACCGGCTTCAAGGTGGCCGACGCCGCGGTCGCCGGGCACGCGGAGGAGGCGCTGGTGCTGTTGCGTCACGCGCTCGCGACCGGTGCCGACCCGGTGCCGCTGGTGGCCGCGGTCGCGATGAAGGTGCGTGGCCTGGCCAAGGTGTCGGCTGCCGGCCGGGGATCGTCGGCGTCGATGGCGAAGTCGCTCGGCATGGCCCCCTGGCAGATCGACCGGGCCCGCCGCGAGCTCAACGGCTGGGACGAGAGCGGCCTGGCCACGGCCGTCATGGCCCTCGCCGAGGCGGACGCGGCGGTCAAGGGCGGCGGTCGCGACCCGGTCTACGCGGTGGAGCGCCTGGTACTCACCGTCGCCCGGAGCCGCCGCTGA
- the lepA gene encoding translation elongation factor 4 — protein MAHTAPEPSATAPELIRNFSIIAHIDHGKSTLADRMLQLTGVVDQRQMRAQYLDRMDIERERGITIKSQAVRMPWEEEGVAYALNMIDTPGHVDFTYEVSRSLAACEGAVLLVDAAQGIEAQTLANLYLAMENDLTIIPVLNKIDLPAAQPEKYAEELAKLIGCEPEDCLKVSGKTGMGVEALLGEIVRKVPAPVGNPDAPARAMIFDSVYDTYRGVVTYVRVVDGMLHPRERIALMSTKTTHELLEIGVSSPEPVPTKGLGVGEVGYLITGVKDVRQSKVGDTVTNNAKPASEALEGYREPLPMVFSGLYPIDGSDYGPLREALDKLKLSDAALVYEPESSVALGFGFRCGFLGLLHLEIVRERLEREFGLDLISTAPNVVYEVTMEDRTQITVTNPSEFPGGKIDEVREPVVRATMLAPSEFIGSIMELCQERRGALRGMDYLSEDRVEMRYTLPLAEIVFDFFDQLKSRTRGYASLDYEPDGDQVAKLVKVDILLQGEPVDAFSTIVHADKAYSYGVMMTGKLRKLIPRQQFEVPIQAAIGARVIARETISAIRKDVLAKCYGGDISRKRKLLERQKEGKKRMKMVGRVEVPQEAFIAALSSDAPTGERKK, from the coding sequence ATGGCCCACACGGCGCCCGAGCCGTCCGCCACCGCTCCGGAACTGATCCGGAACTTCAGCATCATCGCCCACATCGACCACGGTAAGTCGACGCTGGCCGACCGGATGCTCCAGCTGACCGGTGTGGTCGACCAGCGGCAGATGCGCGCCCAGTATCTCGACCGGATGGACATCGAGCGCGAGCGCGGCATCACGATCAAGTCCCAGGCGGTGCGCATGCCCTGGGAGGAAGAGGGCGTCGCCTATGCCCTGAACATGATCGACACTCCCGGCCACGTCGACTTCACCTACGAGGTGTCCCGGTCGCTGGCCGCCTGCGAGGGCGCTGTGCTGCTCGTCGACGCCGCCCAGGGCATCGAGGCGCAGACCCTGGCCAACCTGTACCTGGCCATGGAGAACGACCTCACCATCATCCCGGTGCTGAACAAGATCGACCTGCCCGCGGCCCAGCCGGAGAAGTACGCCGAGGAACTGGCCAAGCTGATCGGCTGCGAGCCGGAGGACTGTCTCAAGGTCTCCGGCAAGACCGGTATGGGCGTCGAGGCGCTGCTCGGCGAGATCGTGCGTAAGGTGCCGGCCCCGGTCGGCAACCCGGACGCGCCCGCCCGGGCGATGATCTTCGACTCGGTCTACGACACCTACCGCGGTGTGGTCACCTACGTCCGCGTCGTCGACGGCATGCTGCACCCGCGTGAGCGCATCGCCCTGATGTCCACCAAGACCACGCACGAGCTGCTCGAGATCGGCGTCAGCTCCCCGGAGCCGGTGCCGACCAAGGGCCTGGGCGTCGGTGAGGTCGGCTACCTGATCACCGGCGTGAAAGACGTGCGTCAGTCCAAGGTCGGCGACACGGTCACCAACAACGCCAAGCCGGCGAGCGAGGCCCTGGAGGGCTACCGCGAGCCGCTGCCGATGGTGTTCTCCGGCCTCTACCCGATCGACGGCTCCGACTACGGCCCGCTGCGTGAGGCGCTCGACAAGCTCAAGCTGAGCGATGCCGCGCTGGTCTACGAGCCGGAGTCGTCCGTGGCCCTGGGCTTCGGTTTCCGCTGCGGCTTCCTCGGTCTGCTGCACCTGGAGATCGTCCGCGAGCGGCTGGAACGCGAGTTCGGCCTCGACCTGATCTCGACCGCCCCCAACGTCGTCTACGAGGTGACGATGGAAGACAGGACGCAGATCACGGTCACCAACCCGTCCGAGTTCCCGGGCGGCAAGATCGACGAGGTGCGCGAGCCGGTGGTGCGGGCCACGATGCTGGCGCCGTCCGAGTTCATCGGCTCGATCATGGAGCTCTGCCAGGAGCGCCGGGGCGCGCTGCGCGGCATGGACTACCTGAGCGAGGACCGGGTGGAGATGCGGTACACGCTGCCGCTCGCCGAGATCGTCTTCGACTTCTTCGACCAGCTGAAGTCGCGCACCCGGGGTTACGCCTCGCTGGACTACGAACCCGACGGCGATCAGGTGGCCAAGCTGGTCAAGGTCGACATCCTGCTCCAGGGCGAGCCGGTCGACGCGTTCAGCACCATCGTGCACGCCGACAAGGCCTACTCCTACGGCGTGATGATGACCGGCAAGCTGCGCAAGCTGATCCCGCGTCAGCAGTTCGAGGTGCCGATCCAGGCCGCCATCGGTGCCCGGGTGATCGCCCGCGAGACCATCAGCGCCATCCGGAAGGACGTTCTGGCCAAGTGCTACGGCGGTGACATCAGCCGTAAGCGCAAGCTGCTGGAACGTCAGAAGGAAGGTAAGAAGCGGATGAAGATGGTGGGCCGCGTGGAGGTTCCGCAGGAGGCCTTCATCGCCGCGCTGTCGAGCGACGCCCCCACCGGGGAGCGTAAGAAGTAG
- a CDS encoding ComEC/Rec2 family competence protein has product MGGSARVARPSPDLRLLPGAGLTWVVVWKALVLAPGTVLVLSGALGVVLVLGLGAAISRVRRRVDAAAAGLDLRRGRRRGRRAARTGSSSRGPARRRGPGCHRPRTPLVAWGAGVLLGVALVAPVTAVTGVRLLHRERDPLTAAAAEGVTVRFEGKVSGDPKQLSGNAFGGGPRFLVRIGVDSVESRGRQRPSSAQLVVFGTGNWGTLVAGQRIRSSGRMQPADRGKAEAAVTFAGAGPVLVDAGSWPWRFAEHLREGLRAACAGLPDDARGLLPSLVVGDTSRLDPRLREDLAAGGLTHLTAVSGSNVAILGAVVFFLIGALRGGRRAQAAGTVLAIAGFVVLARPEPSVLRAALMGVLAVVGVLTARRGAGVPMLATTVVVLLGVDPWLARSFGFALSVLATAGLLLLVPAWLYRLRRWPRGPVLAVAVPLAAQVVTAPVTILLDPVVSLVSVPANLLVAAAVAPATVAGVAAAALSLVWPAGAAAAAWAGGLATQWIALVAHRAAAVPAGSLPWPDGVTGAALLAGLTLLVVSLLMRRAWRTAALLPPVVAACLVLPRWIPVLPGGGPPPGWVVAQCDVGQGSATVIRSGPDRAVLVDAGPDPVAADRCLNGLGVRHLDLVLITHFHADHADGLDGALAGRGSPPVFVSPVALPTPQARDVTRLAPGRTVPVAAGIGGTAGQGAWQVRWRLVPPGAAAVRAGLAATSEPEGELINNVSVVLLAEAGGVRVAALGDVEPEAQRALLRTLSAEAAVSAGPGDVGPGVQAGPVDVVVLSHHGSARQEERLYRFLHPRIALIGVGADNDYGHPAPKALAMLGRIGSRAFRTDTQGRITVTGGPDDLRVVTAR; this is encoded by the coding sequence GTGGGCGGGAGCGCGAGGGTCGCCCGGCCCAGCCCTGACCTGCGGTTGCTGCCGGGGGCGGGCCTGACCTGGGTGGTGGTCTGGAAGGCGCTGGTGCTGGCGCCCGGCACGGTGCTCGTCCTGTCCGGGGCGCTCGGCGTGGTGCTGGTGCTGGGGCTGGGGGCCGCGATCTCCCGGGTGCGGCGCCGTGTCGATGCCGCTGCGGCTGGCCTGGACCTTCGTCGGGGGCGGCGTCGGGGGCGTCGGGCGGCCCGGACCGGGAGCTCTTCGCGGGGGCCGGCTCGCCGGCGCGGCCCGGGGTGCCACCGTCCCCGCACCCCGCTGGTGGCCTGGGGCGCGGGGGTGCTGCTCGGGGTCGCGCTCGTCGCACCGGTCACCGCCGTCACCGGGGTGCGGCTGCTGCACCGCGAGCGCGATCCGCTCACCGCCGCGGCAGCCGAGGGGGTCACGGTGAGGTTCGAGGGCAAGGTGTCGGGCGATCCGAAGCAGCTGTCCGGCAACGCTTTCGGGGGTGGTCCGCGGTTCCTGGTCCGGATCGGGGTGGACTCGGTCGAGAGCAGGGGGCGACAGCGGCCGAGCTCGGCGCAGCTGGTCGTGTTCGGCACCGGAAACTGGGGCACGCTGGTGGCGGGGCAGCGGATCCGGTCGTCGGGCCGGATGCAACCGGCCGACCGGGGAAAGGCCGAGGCCGCAGTGACTTTCGCCGGTGCCGGGCCGGTGCTGGTGGATGCCGGCTCCTGGCCGTGGCGGTTCGCCGAACACCTGCGGGAGGGGCTGCGCGCGGCTTGCGCCGGGCTGCCCGACGACGCCCGGGGGCTGTTGCCCTCGCTCGTCGTCGGTGACACCTCGCGGCTCGATCCACGGCTGCGTGAAGACCTGGCCGCGGGCGGGCTGACCCATCTGACGGCGGTGTCGGGCAGCAACGTGGCGATTCTCGGGGCGGTCGTCTTCTTCCTGATCGGGGCGCTACGCGGTGGGCGCCGTGCCCAGGCCGCCGGAACGGTGCTCGCCATCGCGGGTTTCGTGGTGCTGGCCCGGCCGGAGCCCAGTGTGCTGCGGGCGGCGCTGATGGGGGTGCTCGCGGTGGTGGGGGTGCTGACGGCACGGCGCGGGGCCGGGGTGCCGATGCTGGCGACGACGGTGGTGGTGCTGCTCGGCGTGGATCCCTGGCTGGCGCGCAGTTTCGGGTTCGCGTTGTCGGTGCTGGCCACAGCCGGTCTGCTGCTGCTCGTGCCGGCCTGGCTGTACCGGCTGCGCCGCTGGCCACGGGGACCGGTACTGGCGGTGGCCGTGCCGCTGGCCGCCCAGGTGGTCACGGCGCCGGTGACGATCCTGCTCGATCCGGTGGTCAGCCTGGTGTCGGTGCCGGCCAATCTGCTGGTCGCCGCCGCTGTCGCCCCGGCCACCGTCGCGGGCGTGGCGGCGGCCGCGCTGTCACTCGTCTGGCCTGCCGGAGCCGCCGCCGCGGCCTGGGCCGGTGGCCTGGCCACGCAGTGGATCGCCCTGGTCGCACACCGGGCCGCCGCCGTGCCGGCCGGATCGCTGCCCTGGCCGGACGGCGTCACCGGGGCGGCGTTGCTGGCCGGACTCACGCTGCTGGTCGTCAGCCTGCTGATGCGCCGGGCCTGGCGCACGGCCGCACTGCTGCCGCCGGTCGTGGCGGCCTGCCTGGTGCTGCCGCGCTGGATCCCGGTGCTTCCGGGTGGTGGGCCGCCACCGGGCTGGGTCGTGGCGCAGTGCGATGTCGGGCAGGGCTCGGCCACGGTGATCCGCAGTGGCCCCGACCGGGCGGTGCTGGTCGACGCCGGGCCGGATCCGGTGGCTGCCGACCGGTGCCTGAACGGCCTCGGGGTGCGGCATCTGGACCTGGTGCTGATCACGCACTTCCACGCCGATCACGCGGACGGTCTGGACGGGGCGCTGGCCGGCCGGGGGAGCCCACCGGTCTTCGTCAGCCCGGTGGCCCTGCCCACCCCGCAGGCCCGCGACGTCACCCGTCTGGCTCCCGGTCGCACGGTGCCGGTCGCGGCCGGGATCGGCGGCACGGCGGGCCAGGGCGCCTGGCAGGTGCGGTGGCGGCTGGTGCCGCCCGGTGCGGCGGCGGTCCGGGCCGGGCTCGCGGCCACCTCGGAGCCGGAGGGAGAGCTGATCAACAACGTCAGCGTGGTGCTGCTGGCCGAGGCCGGGGGAGTGCGCGTCGCCGCCCTCGGCGACGTCGAGCCGGAGGCGCAGAGGGCGCTCCTGCGCACCCTCTCGGCGGAGGCGGCGGTGAGTGCGGGGCCGGGCGATGTGGGGCCGGGGGTCCAGGCCGGCCCGGTGGACGTCGTCGTGCTCTCGCACCACGGATCGGCCCGTCAGGAGGAAAGGCTGTACCGCTTCCTGCACCCAAGGATCGCGCTGATCGGGGTCGGCGCGGACAACGACTACGGGCATCCGGCGCCGAAAGCCCTGGCGATGCTGGGAAGGATCGGGTCCCGGGCATTCCGCACCGACACCCAGGGCCGGATCACGGTGACCGGCGGGCCGGACGACCTGCGGGTGGTGACGGCACGATGA
- a CDS encoding DegV family protein yields the protein MAGSVAVVTDSTAYLPAPTAAALGVTVVPLQVVVGGVARPEDIGSGTEITFGAGEVVSALRADRQVSTSRPAPQVFVDTYRRLRARGFSAVVSVHLSGDISGTVEAARLAAAEVAPDGLAVEVVDSRSLGMGLGFGVQAAAAAAAAGAGVDDVARAASRRSLNSSIYIYVDTLEFLRRGGRIGAATAWLGSALTIKPVLALADGRLEPLERVRTSQRALTRLFELAVDEAAQAAGQTVDDDGAGTSIAVHHLSAPERADELAGRLLERLPAVGEITVTEVGPVIGAHVGPGAVGVVVARSLGT from the coding sequence ATGGCCGGTTCTGTCGCCGTCGTCACCGATTCCACCGCCTACCTGCCGGCCCCCACCGCGGCCGCCCTGGGCGTCACGGTGGTTCCCTTGCAGGTCGTCGTGGGTGGGGTCGCGCGTCCCGAAGACATCGGGTCGGGCACCGAGATCACCTTCGGCGCCGGAGAAGTGGTGTCCGCGCTGCGTGCCGACCGGCAGGTCAGCACGTCCAGGCCGGCTCCCCAGGTGTTCGTGGACACCTATCGCCGGCTCCGGGCCCGGGGATTCTCCGCCGTGGTGTCCGTCCATCTGTCCGGTGACATCTCCGGCACCGTCGAGGCGGCCCGCCTGGCCGCGGCCGAGGTTGCCCCTGACGGACTCGCCGTCGAGGTCGTCGACTCCCGCTCGCTCGGTATGGGCCTGGGGTTCGGCGTGCAGGCCGCCGCCGCGGCCGCGGCCGCCGGGGCGGGTGTGGACGACGTCGCCCGGGCCGCGTCCCGCCGATCGCTGAACAGCTCGATCTACATCTACGTGGACACGCTCGAGTTCCTCCGCCGGGGTGGCCGGATCGGGGCGGCCACCGCCTGGCTGGGCTCGGCGCTGACCATCAAACCGGTCCTCGCGCTCGCCGACGGCCGGCTGGAGCCGCTCGAACGGGTGCGCACCTCGCAGCGGGCGCTCACCCGGCTGTTCGAGCTCGCCGTCGACGAGGCGGCGCAGGCGGCCGGGCAGACGGTGGACGACGACGGAGCGGGCACCAGCATCGCCGTGCACCACCTGTCCGCGCCGGAGCGGGCGGACGAGCTCGCGGGCCGGCTGCTGGAGCGTCTGCCCGCGGTCGGCGAGATCACGGTCACCGAGGTCGGGCCGGTGATCGGCGCCCACGTCGGTCCGGGCGCGGTGGGTGTGGTGGTGGCCCGTTCGCTCGGGACCTGA
- a CDS encoding helix-hairpin-helix domain-containing protein, with protein MRSDHETGEFSQLKQILETSWQQAREQAGQGGHEAWPQEWSGEPESARAGRDLREGLLRGRVSGGARWEVPLRAAIAVALLALGVVAVVAVLVMRMDDEGTQGVTIGESAPLISTSAPTAGSGQAVDPVPAAVAADPPGAARYRVYVVGQVRDPGVVALAPDARVQDAIKAAGGATGKADLTRINLARKVVDGERLLVPKPGEEVPAEPLAGSDPGSGGGGAGGSPVDLNSATVGELDALPGVGPVLAGRIVEWRDQNGRFGTVDDLNEVSGIGDTTMEKLRPLVRV; from the coding sequence ATGCGATCCGACCATGAGACCGGTGAATTCTCGCAGCTGAAGCAGATTCTCGAGACGTCCTGGCAGCAGGCCCGGGAGCAGGCCGGTCAGGGCGGCCACGAGGCGTGGCCCCAGGAGTGGTCCGGTGAACCGGAATCCGCGCGGGCCGGCCGTGATCTGCGGGAGGGGCTGCTCCGCGGCCGGGTGTCCGGCGGCGCCCGCTGGGAGGTGCCGTTGCGGGCGGCGATCGCCGTCGCGCTGCTGGCGCTCGGCGTGGTGGCGGTCGTGGCCGTGCTCGTGATGCGTATGGACGACGAGGGCACTCAGGGCGTGACCATCGGCGAGTCCGCGCCGCTGATCAGCACTTCCGCGCCGACGGCGGGATCCGGCCAGGCTGTTGACCCGGTTCCGGCTGCTGTTGCGGCGGATCCGCCCGGGGCGGCGAGGTACCGGGTGTACGTGGTCGGGCAGGTGCGCGATCCCGGGGTGGTGGCGCTCGCGCCCGACGCCCGGGTGCAAGACGCGATCAAGGCCGCCGGGGGCGCGACCGGCAAAGCCGATCTGACCCGGATCAACCTGGCCCGCAAGGTGGTCGACGGGGAACGGCTGCTCGTGCCGAAGCCCGGTGAGGAGGTGCCCGCCGAACCGTTGGCCGGGAGCGACCCGGGCAGTGGGGGTGGTGGTGCTGGTGGTTCTCCCGTCGATCTGAACTCGGCCACCGTGGGTGAACTCGACGCGCTGCCCGGTGTCGGACCGGTGCTGGCCGGGCGAATCGTCGAATGGCGCGACCAGAACGGCAGATTCGGTACCGTCGACGACCTGAACGAGGTCTCCGGCATCGGTGACACCACGATGGAGAAGCTGCGCCCGCTGGTCCGGGTGTGA
- the rpsT gene encoding 30S ribosomal protein S20 → MANIKSQIKRNLTNEKRRLRNKAVNSQLRTVVRKTREAVASGDAAAATAALVVASKQLDKAASKGVIHKNQAANRKSALAQAVAKLSA, encoded by the coding sequence GTGGCAAACATCAAGTCCCAGATCAAGCGCAACCTCACCAACGAGAAGCGCCGTCTGCGCAACAAGGCCGTGAACTCGCAGCTGCGGACCGTGGTCCGCAAGACCCGCGAGGCCGTCGCCTCGGGTGACGCCGCCGCCGCCACCGCGGCCCTGGTCGTTGCTTCCAAGCAGCTCGACAAGGCCGCGAGCAAGGGCGTCATCCACAAGAACCAGGCTGCCAACCGCAAGTCGGCCCTGGCCCAGGCCGTGGCCAAGCTGAGCGCCTGA
- a CDS encoding GGDEF domain-containing protein, with amino-acid sequence MSPAYLAPKAGDATSLGLPRLCLGFAGIHAVSALLGLFMEVEYRGVLVAVDGVCAVLFALIGFLASTRRLPGWRRETAAAMVPILAATAACARAGLIDQYWPAAELIVAACAACVVTARNWFWSVLVACGALWAGCLITAAARGGFTADEAVRWINVLLLVVAAGALATAIRAARTSAAMALVDAHRQVMEQSVKDPLTGVANRKGLELVARPMIDLARRQGHAVHALVVDVDTLRGINEEHGVRDGDTVLTSVAEALQVATRATDVVARWGGDEFVMIGPGTGTSPLEMERRIRAHLAETVELPAEVWQGRVSAGIATLVPWDADDLEGLLERAIQDLSLRRSLKRRAAARMKDEDEPPPDLAPPEVREVAGKPDAEA; translated from the coding sequence GTGAGTCCTGCCTACCTCGCCCCCAAAGCCGGCGACGCCACCAGTCTCGGCCTGCCGCGCCTGTGTCTCGGCTTCGCCGGGATCCACGCCGTCAGCGCGCTGCTCGGGCTCTTCATGGAGGTCGAGTACCGCGGGGTCCTGGTCGCCGTGGACGGGGTCTGCGCGGTGCTCTTCGCCCTCATCGGCTTCCTCGCCTCCACCCGGAGGCTGCCCGGCTGGAGGCGGGAGACGGCAGCCGCGATGGTGCCGATCCTGGCCGCCACCGCGGCCTGCGCCCGGGCCGGGCTGATCGACCAGTACTGGCCGGCCGCCGAGCTGATCGTCGCGGCCTGCGCGGCCTGTGTGGTCACGGCGCGCAACTGGTTCTGGTCGGTGCTCGTGGCCTGCGGGGCGCTCTGGGCCGGATGCCTGATCACCGCCGCCGCACGCGGCGGATTCACCGCTGACGAGGCTGTGCGCTGGATCAACGTGCTGCTCCTGGTGGTCGCCGCGGGGGCTCTGGCCACCGCCATCCGGGCGGCTCGCACCAGCGCGGCCATGGCCCTGGTGGACGCCCACCGGCAGGTGATGGAGCAGTCGGTGAAGGACCCGCTCACCGGGGTGGCCAACCGCAAGGGCCTGGAACTGGTGGCCCGCCCGATGATCGACCTGGCCCGGCGGCAGGGGCACGCGGTGCACGCGCTGGTGGTGGACGTGGACACGCTGCGCGGCATCAACGAGGAGCACGGCGTCCGGGACGGCGACACGGTGCTGACCTCGGTGGCCGAGGCGCTCCAGGTGGCCACCCGGGCCACCGACGTGGTGGCCCGCTGGGGCGGTGACGAGTTCGTGATGATCGGGCCGGGCACCGGGACCTCCCCGCTGGAGATGGAACGGCGCATCCGGGCGCACCTGGCCGAGACGGTCGAGCTGCCCGCCGAGGTCTGGCAGGGACGGGTCAGCGCCGGGATCGCGACGCTCGTGCCCTGGGACGCCGACGACCTGGAAGGACTGCTGGAACGGGCCATTCAGGACCTGTCGCTGCGCCGGTCGCTGAAGCGGCGGGCCGCGGCGCGGATGAAGGACGAGGACGAGCCCCCGCCCGACCTCGCCCCGCCGGAGGTCAGGGAGGTCGCGGGCAAGCCCGACGCCGAGGCCTGA